One Scophthalmus maximus strain ysfricsl-2021 chromosome 1, ASM2237912v1, whole genome shotgun sequence genomic region harbors:
- the tuft1a gene encoding tuftelin 1a — MNGVTRSLCTFEDIRNQEYADGCRRLRLTLHDQSQAARKTEQHREKPVGRAFALVQPASDRTAVTPEPVKSTGEQVEVIKVYLEARKQEQQKHQQSLKMLSDEVTQIQEVRYCLKTLREQMAAKNKLQTNGWKVSIPFRKTTSTEPKGEAKADGQEADDEAERTKLREVSKRLYAQLQEAEKKHQEEKEKMQAEGTRLRERLIDQEEKLKTTEEASEGKDMRIEELQRFLGGMKQESATLREAIRSREEELLQLRKIREEGQKGDQRAEQLEREVAVLKEKIHHLDDMLKSQQRKVRHMIEQLQNSRMVIQERDRVIKDLEEKVAFLEAENREMHDQMDYFLGGQRSNSYLSSERNPQIVYSKPIKLSNSSNKPLPFIKVIEIKS; from the exons ATGAACGGGGTAACGAGAAGTCTGTGTACATTCGAGGACATCAGAAATCAAGAATATGCG GACGGGTGCAGGCGACTCCGGCTCACACTGCACGACCAGAGCCAGGCAGCTCGGAAAACGGAGCAGCACAGGGAAAAG CCAGTCGGACGAGCCTTTGCTCTGGTGCAGCCGGCCAGCGACAGAACAGCTGTGACCCCTGAGCCGGTCAAATCTACAGGCGAGCAGGTCGAGGTCATCAAG GTGTATCTAGAGGCCCGcaaacaagagcagcagaaacacCAGCAGAGCCTGAAGATGCTGTCGGACGAAGTCACACAGATACAGGAG GTGAGGTACTGCCTGAAAACACTGAGGGAGCAGATGGCGGCCAAAAACAAG CTGCAGACAAACGGGTGGAAAGTCAGCATTCCCTTCAGAAAGACCACTTCGACTGAGCCCAAGGGAGAAGCTAAAGCTGACGGACAG GAGGCAGATGATGAGGCGGAGAGAACCAAGCTGAGGGAAGTCAGCAAGCGCTTATATGCACAGCTGCAGGAAGCTGAGAAAAAACAccaagaggagaaggagaaaatgcag gcTGAAGGCACAAGGCTGAGGGAGCGTTTGATCGACCAGGAGGAGAAGTTGAAGACCACAGAAGAAGCCAGCGAGGGGAAAGACATGCGCATCGAAGAACTGCAGAGGTTTCTGGGAGGGATGAAGCAGGAGAGCGCCACCCTGCGGGAGGCGATCCGCAGCCGCGAGGAGGAACTCCTTCAGCTGCGCAAGATCAGAGAGGAGGGCCAGAAAGGGGACCAGAG AGCTGAACAGTTGGAGAGGGAGGTGGCTGTTCTCAAGGAGAAGATCCACCATCTGGATGACATGCTGAAAAGCCAACAGAGGAAAGTCAGGCACATGATTGAacag CTCCAGAACTCCCGCATGGTGATCCAAGAGAGGGATCGCGTGATCAAAGACCTGGAGGAGAAAGTGGCGTTCTTGGAGGCTGAG AACCGAGAGATGCATGACCAGATGGACTACTTCCTGGGAGGACAGAGGTCAAATTCCTACCTTTCATCAGAGCGCAACCCCCAGATTGTCTACAG TAAACCAATCAAGCTGTCCAACTCCTCCAACAAGCCGCTCCCTTTCATCAAAGTCATCGAGATCAAGTCATGA